Proteins encoded in a region of the Ancylobacter sp. SL191 genome:
- the fliP gene encoding flagellar type III secretion system pore protein FliP (The bacterial flagellar biogenesis protein FliP forms a type III secretion system (T3SS)-type pore required for flagellar assembly.), whose translation MTPRNLVGGLALLAGLVFAMPALAQQTPSLSELLNEAGGGAASGRMVQMIALLTVLSLAPGLLIMVTSFTRIVIALSFLRSGLGLQSTPANLVLISLSLFMTFYVMGPTFDRAWKDGIQPLTANEISEQEALKRVAAPFREFMLSQVRPKDLQTFADLAAANGQAATSTAPEDVELRILIPAFMISELRRGFEIGFLIMLPFLIIDMIVATLVMSMGMMMMPPAVIALPFKILFFILIDGWNLLVGGLVRSFY comes from the coding sequence ATGACACCGCGTAATCTGGTCGGCGGGCTGGCGCTCCTTGCCGGCCTCGTCTTCGCCATGCCTGCACTCGCCCAGCAGACGCCGAGCCTGTCGGAACTTCTGAACGAAGCCGGCGGCGGCGCTGCCTCGGGCCGCATGGTGCAGATGATCGCCCTGCTCACCGTGCTGTCACTGGCGCCGGGCCTGCTGATCATGGTGACGAGCTTCACCCGCATCGTCATCGCCCTGTCCTTCCTGCGCTCGGGCCTCGGCTTGCAGTCGACGCCGGCCAACCTGGTGCTGATCTCGCTGTCTCTGTTCATGACCTTCTACGTCATGGGCCCGACCTTCGATCGCGCCTGGAAGGACGGCATCCAGCCGCTCACCGCCAACGAGATTTCCGAGCAGGAGGCGCTGAAACGCGTCGCCGCCCCATTCCGCGAGTTCATGCTGTCACAGGTCCGGCCGAAGGATCTCCAGACCTTCGCCGACCTCGCCGCCGCCAATGGACAGGCCGCCACCAGTACGGCGCCCGAAGATGTCGAGCTGCGCATCCTGATCCCGGCCTTCATGATCTCCGAGCTGCGCCGCGGCTTCGAGATCGGCTTCCTGATCATGCTGCCCTTCCTGATCATCGACATGATCGTGGCGACGCTGGTCATGTCCATGGGCATGATGATGATGCCGCCGGCGGTGATCGCGCTGCCGTTCAAGATTCTCTTCTTCATCCTGATTGATGGGTGGAACCTGCTGGTCGGCGGGCTGGTGCGTTCCTTCTATTAG
- a CDS encoding flagellar hook-length control protein FliK: MIPVLSHQATSGHASEDARPRPDKASDGGDFGELLSALADVTGKGAPVPARQGETWQRAMPADAEPAADAKPAASPAESDAPTLMDRLTALLHRAGPDARPTPARALNPIPDNDPGKPTAMPAMVPAEPSAEVPAKTSANTPVQMRAAMPPDMSAKQDMALEPAMPETMEVAPPRLTPHAENAAAGHHTRAALSGNLAPKLPESEEALPTASRAPTEETPRERDGVPLDDVPKVVEMVSTTGAEMVNAATARLPMREATSETLLGRLIDPPMRGAVEMQPAPEAAEPANPLPLRILLRETHFAPVTTVEAAKVALAGTAPAFQLPDSAGTDASPALAPAMVPVLPETAPAAMPETRLPRAEPARPATAGETPDPDAARDETAIPETAPRAVRREETRAALAVETPALGAASAPAAAPTPVAAPTSLAPVLGTPSEQVGAAIQRAGALPFGGGGAFETAARGPVRILEIQLHPVELGVVTVRLRNGRDGLEIRVQAARAETAQLLAQDRGALLASLSEHGHAPADLTITSISASAGLTGHDVRVAPTTTWRAPDEDAGERQSHSGARRDERQQQNPADRDTDDGAAE, translated from the coding sequence ATGATCCCTGTCCTGTCGCATCAGGCTACTTCCGGCCATGCCTCCGAGGACGCGCGCCCGCGTCCCGACAAGGCGAGCGACGGCGGCGATTTCGGTGAGCTGCTCAGCGCCCTCGCGGACGTCACGGGAAAGGGCGCGCCCGTGCCGGCTCGGCAGGGCGAGACCTGGCAGCGAGCCATGCCGGCCGATGCCGAACCGGCCGCCGACGCCAAACCGGCGGCTTCGCCGGCTGAGAGCGACGCACCGACCCTTATGGATCGCCTGACCGCCTTGCTGCACCGCGCCGGGCCTGACGCGCGTCCCACGCCAGCGCGGGCACTGAATCCCATTCCCGACAACGATCCCGGCAAGCCCACGGCCATGCCCGCCATGGTGCCGGCGGAACCGTCCGCCGAGGTACCGGCCAAGACGTCAGCCAACACGCCCGTGCAGATGCGCGCGGCAATGCCGCCGGACATGTCGGCAAAGCAGGACATGGCTCTTGAGCCTGCCATGCCGGAGACGATGGAAGTCGCCCCCCCGCGCCTGACGCCGCATGCCGAGAATGCCGCAGCCGGCCATCATACCCGCGCCGCCCTGAGCGGGAACCTTGCCCCGAAACTGCCGGAGAGTGAGGAAGCGCTTCCGACGGCATCGCGGGCGCCGACCGAGGAGACGCCGCGCGAGCGTGATGGCGTGCCGCTGGACGACGTGCCGAAGGTGGTGGAGATGGTCTCGACCACCGGCGCCGAGATGGTCAACGCGGCGACAGCCCGCCTGCCCATGCGGGAGGCGACATCCGAAACGCTGCTCGGCCGGTTGATCGACCCGCCGATGCGCGGGGCGGTCGAGATGCAACCAGCGCCCGAGGCCGCCGAGCCGGCCAACCCGCTGCCGCTGCGCATCCTGCTGCGCGAGACGCATTTTGCCCCGGTGACGACGGTGGAGGCCGCAAAGGTTGCACTCGCCGGCACCGCACCCGCCTTCCAGCTTCCCGACAGCGCCGGCACCGATGCGTCGCCCGCCCTCGCGCCGGCAATGGTCCCCGTCCTGCCGGAAACGGCACCGGCCGCCATGCCGGAAACGCGCCTGCCGCGTGCCGAGCCGGCGCGTCCGGCCACCGCCGGCGAGACGCCTGACCCAGATGCGGCGCGGGATGAGACGGCCATACCGGAGACAGCGCCCCGCGCGGTGCGCCGCGAGGAAACCCGCGCGGCACTGGCGGTCGAGACGCCCGCACTCGGCGCGGCGTCCGCCCCTGCCGCTGCCCCCACACCGGTCGCGGCCCCGACCTCCCTTGCCCCCGTGCTCGGCACACCCTCCGAGCAGGTCGGCGCGGCGATCCAGCGGGCGGGCGCCCTGCCCTTTGGTGGTGGCGGCGCCTTCGAGACTGCGGCGCGCGGCCCGGTGCGCATTCTCGAAATCCAGCTTCACCCGGTCGAACTGGGCGTGGTGACGGTGCGCCTGCGCAATGGCCGGGACGGCCTCGAAATCCGCGTGCAGGCGGCCCGCGCCGAGACGGCACAGCTCCTCGCGCAGGATCGCGGCGCGCTGCTCGCCAGCCTGTCCGAGCACGGCCATGCCCCGGCGGACCTCACCATCACCTCGATCAGCGCCAGCGCCGGTCTCACCGGTCATGATGTGCGCGTGGCCCCCACCACCACCTGGCGCGCTCCCGATGAGGATGCCGGCGAACGCCAGTCGCATTCCGGAGCACGCCGTGACGAACGCCAGCAACAAAACCCGGCTGATCGCGATACTGACGACGGCGCTGCTGAGTAG
- a CDS encoding flagellar basal body-associated FliL family protein: protein MAQAVKAEGKSGGGKLGVIVALSLLTLLAAAGGGGLGIQLASTVEKAVTEKAKEQEAAEPEKPPLRYSNPEMMMESLKPIVSNLAAPSSTFVRIEASIIYKNGSLPNPQIAAAQIREDVMAYLRTIPLSQLEGPSGLIHLREDLNERARMRSEGHVEELVIETLVVQ from the coding sequence ATGGCACAGGCAGTCAAGGCAGAAGGCAAAAGCGGGGGCGGCAAGCTCGGGGTGATCGTGGCGCTGAGCCTGCTGACACTCCTCGCCGCTGCCGGTGGTGGTGGTCTCGGCATCCAGCTCGCCTCCACGGTCGAGAAGGCCGTGACGGAGAAGGCGAAAGAGCAGGAAGCGGCCGAGCCCGAGAAGCCGCCGCTGCGCTATTCCAACCCCGAAATGATGATGGAAAGCCTCAAGCCCATCGTCTCCAACCTCGCCGCGCCCAGCAGCACCTTCGTGCGCATCGAGGCCTCGATCATCTACAAGAACGGCTCGCTGCCCAACCCGCAGATCGCCGCCGCGCAAATCCGCGAAGACGTGATGGCGTATCTGCGCACCATTCCGCTGAGCCAGCTTGAAGGCCCGAGCGGCCTCATTCACCTGCGCGAAGACCTTAATGAGCGCGCCCGGATGCGCTCGGAAGGTCACGTTGAGGAACTGGTGATCGAAACGCTGGTGGTGCAATGA
- the fliF gene encoding flagellar basal-body MS-ring/collar protein FliF, with protein sequence MIGGQQIEMLLSNLRQLGARRLIALGLIGLTVLAAISLGAYFLSRPATETLYANLNREDVTRIGGALKDAGVTFDVNSDGTAVLVAPADTARARMLLAEKGLPQSSSSGYELFNDMNSLGLTSFMQEITKVRALEGELARTIQTMKGVKAARVHIVLPDRGSFRREQQQASASVVIRTESAADASSADAIRHLVAAALPGMKMDSVTVLNTEGAVLAAGDDPSNAAGGKKALLQDQVNRDTEAKIRRALTPYLGIDNFQISVSSRLDTDRVTMNETTFDPASKTERSVRVIKETGTSQNRSQQQAATVQQNIPQQQAGGAGGAGNNSNEENNRREELTNFEISSRSTETVREGFTVENLSIAILVNRERLVAAGDAKEAVPLETQIYEIEQLAGAAAGFDKARGDKLKVSAVAFAAGNGELEPVPPLSWTDVMMRQAGTLVNAATILIVAALLIWFGLKPAVRAIVARPEEAEAIEAAMLAGTGSLAVGELPAPEGSGTPGVIEPVNLIEDLTSKMNRSPQKRLEQIVEFDEEQAAAILRQWLQQEVRA encoded by the coding sequence ATGATCGGTGGCCAGCAGATCGAGATGCTCTTGAGCAACCTGCGCCAGCTTGGCGCTCGGCGCCTCATCGCGCTCGGCCTCATCGGCCTGACCGTCCTCGCCGCCATCTCCCTGGGAGCCTATTTCCTCAGCCGCCCGGCCACCGAGACGCTTTACGCCAACCTCAACCGCGAGGACGTCACCCGCATCGGCGGGGCCCTCAAGGACGCCGGCGTCACCTTCGATGTGAACTCCGACGGCACAGCCGTGCTGGTAGCGCCCGCCGATACGGCCCGCGCCCGCATGCTGCTGGCCGAGAAGGGCCTGCCGCAGAGCTCAAGCTCCGGCTATGAGCTGTTCAACGACATGAATTCGCTCGGCCTGACCTCCTTCATGCAGGAGATCACCAAGGTCCGCGCGCTGGAGGGCGAGCTCGCCCGCACCATCCAGACGATGAAGGGCGTCAAGGCCGCCCGCGTGCACATCGTGCTGCCCGATCGCGGCTCGTTCCGCCGCGAACAGCAGCAGGCTTCCGCCTCCGTTGTCATCCGCACCGAGAGTGCCGCCGACGCGTCCAGCGCCGACGCCATCCGCCATCTCGTCGCCGCGGCCCTGCCCGGCATGAAGATGGACTCGGTCACCGTCCTCAACACCGAAGGCGCCGTGCTCGCGGCGGGCGATGATCCGTCCAACGCGGCCGGCGGGAAGAAGGCGCTGCTGCAGGACCAGGTGAACCGCGACACCGAGGCCAAGATCCGCCGCGCCCTCACGCCCTATCTCGGTATCGACAATTTCCAGATCAGCGTCTCCTCGCGGCTCGACACCGACCGCGTGACGATGAACGAGACCACCTTCGACCCGGCTTCCAAGACCGAACGCTCTGTGCGCGTCATCAAGGAGACCGGCACCTCGCAGAACCGCTCGCAGCAGCAGGCCGCCACCGTGCAGCAGAACATCCCGCAGCAGCAGGCGGGCGGCGCTGGCGGTGCCGGCAACAACTCCAATGAAGAGAATAACCGCCGCGAGGAACTGACCAATTTCGAGATCTCCTCCCGCAGCACGGAGACGGTGCGCGAGGGCTTCACGGTCGAGAACCTCTCCATTGCCATCCTGGTCAATCGCGAGCGGCTCGTCGCCGCCGGCGATGCCAAGGAGGCGGTGCCGCTGGAGACACAGATCTATGAGATCGAGCAGCTCGCGGGCGCCGCGGCCGGCTTCGACAAGGCGCGCGGCGACAAGCTCAAGGTCTCCGCCGTCGCCTTCGCCGCCGGTAATGGCGAGTTGGAGCCCGTTCCCCCGCTGAGCTGGACCGACGTGATGATGCGGCAGGCCGGCACGCTGGTGAACGCCGCCACCATCCTCATCGTCGCCGCCCTGCTCATCTGGTTCGGCCTGAAGCCGGCGGTGCGCGCCATCGTGGCCCGTCCGGAAGAAGCCGAGGCCATCGAGGCCGCCATGCTGGCCGGCACCGGCAGCCTTGCCGTCGGCGAGCTTCCCGCGCCCGAAGGCAGCGGCACCCCTGGCGTGATCGAGCCGGTGAACCTCATCGAGGATCTCACCAGCAAGATGAACCGCTCGCCGCAGAAGCGGCTGGAACAGATCGTCGAGTTCGATGAGGAGCAGGCCGCCGCCATCCTCCGGCAGTGGCTGCAGCAGGAGGTGCGTGCCTGA
- a CDS encoding flagellin: MTSLMTNTSSMVALQTLRTINSSLDQTNNRVSTGLRVNSASDNAAYWSIATTTRSDNGALGAVKDSLGLAKSSVDTVNTGLDTVRTALQKVKEKLITAASPDADRAKLQTEIGSLLDELKNNAKSTVISGSNWLAVDSSAANYNATKAVVASFSRTGDSVQVDTIDIDTSAFKLLDDNSTVHTAVDAAVTTSSATYATAKTTATTTFDTAKTTATTAYDTAISTADTTFAGSAMDAAAVAARDAAYATATNTRDAAITTAETAKKTALDGAVLALTNSLAASGTDNLGILDKSRVAATDNGTATVSSIMDIDISSLTSSQADLDKIANYTSIVDAALSDLTDASTSLGSTASRIESQTNFVQALQDANNRAIGALVDANMEEESTRLKALQTQQQLAVQSLGIANSSSQSVLSLFRG, translated from the coding sequence ATGACCAGCCTTATGACCAACACCTCCTCGATGGTTGCCCTGCAGACCCTGCGGACGATCAACTCGAGCCTCGACCAGACCAACAACCGCGTCTCCACCGGCCTCCGCGTCAATTCGGCGTCCGACAACGCGGCTTATTGGTCGATCGCCACGACGACCCGCTCCGACAACGGCGCGCTCGGCGCGGTGAAGGACTCCCTCGGCCTCGCCAAGTCTTCGGTTGATACCGTCAACACCGGTCTCGATACCGTTCGCACGGCGCTGCAGAAGGTGAAGGAAAAGCTCATCACGGCCGCGTCCCCGGACGCCGACCGCGCCAAGCTGCAGACCGAAATCGGCAGCCTGCTCGATGAGCTGAAGAACAACGCCAAGAGCACCGTCATCTCCGGCAGCAACTGGCTGGCCGTCGACTCGAGCGCGGCGAACTACAATGCCACCAAGGCGGTGGTTGCCTCGTTCTCCCGCACCGGCGACTCGGTGCAGGTGGACACGATCGACATCGACACCAGCGCGTTCAAGCTGCTCGATGACAACTCCACCGTGCATACCGCGGTTGACGCCGCCGTGACCACCTCGTCGGCGACTTACGCGACCGCCAAGACCACGGCGACGACCACCTTCGACACTGCCAAGACCACGGCGACCACTGCCTACGACACGGCTATCAGCACCGCTGATACCACGTTCGCCGGCAGCGCCATGGATGCCGCCGCCGTTGCCGCTCGTGACGCCGCTTATGCGACGGCCACCAACACGCGCGACGCGGCCATCACCACTGCGGAAACCGCGAAGAAGACGGCTCTGGATGGTGCGGTTCTCGCGCTGACCAACTCGCTGGCCGCGTCGGGTACCGACAACCTCGGCATTCTCGACAAGTCCCGCGTGGCCGCCACCGACAACGGCACCGCCACCGTCAGCTCGATCATGGACATCGACATCTCGTCCCTGACCTCGAGCCAGGCCGACCTCGACAAGATCGCGAACTACACCTCGATCGTCGATGCCGCCCTGAGCGACCTGACCGACGCGTCGACGAGCCTCGGCTCGACGGCCAGCCGCATCGAGTCGCAGACGAACTTCGTGCAGGCTCTTCAGGACGCCAACAACCGCGCCATCGGCGCTCTTGTTGACGCGAACATGGAAGAGGAGTCGACCCGTCTGAAGGCGCTGCAGACCCAGCAGCAGCTCGCCGTTCAGTCGCTCGGCATCGCCAATTCCAGCTCGCAGAGCGTGCTCAGCCTCTTCCGCGGCTGA
- a CDS encoding flagellar basal body L-ring protein FlgH codes for MRLLLLPLAALGLSACQTNKYDSLANGPSLTPVGYGIQAQADPIPMAYPPPPSRSFASTWDQGSQSLYRSIRATKVGDTLKVDISLDDKAEFDNETGRSRKSAQDAGLDIAAGAEGYGWAGGYGSATGSLTMNSDTEAKGKGSIDRSEKLRLAVAVVVTEVLPNGNLMIRGSQEILVNYEVRVLTIAGMVNPLDITGGNQIAYDRIAEARISYAGRGRLNDVQQPAWGQRIYDAVVPF; via the coding sequence ATGAGACTGCTCCTCCTGCCGCTCGCCGCCCTCGGGCTAAGTGCTTGTCAAACCAACAAATATGACAGCCTGGCGAATGGCCCGTCGCTGACGCCGGTCGGCTATGGCATCCAGGCGCAGGCGGATCCGATCCCGATGGCCTACCCGCCACCGCCCTCGCGCAGCTTCGCCTCGACCTGGGACCAGGGTAGCCAGAGCCTCTACCGCAGCATCCGCGCCACCAAGGTCGGCGACACGCTGAAGGTCGACATCTCGCTCGACGACAAGGCCGAATTCGACAACGAGACCGGCCGCTCGCGCAAATCCGCGCAGGATGCCGGGTTGGATATCGCCGCCGGCGCCGAAGGTTACGGCTGGGCCGGCGGCTATGGCTCTGCCACCGGCTCGCTCACCATGAACTCGGATACCGAGGCCAAGGGCAAAGGCTCGATCGACCGCTCGGAAAAGCTGCGCCTCGCGGTCGCCGTGGTCGTCACCGAGGTGCTGCCAAACGGCAACCTGATGATCCGCGGCTCGCAGGAGATCCTGGTGAATTACGAGGTCCGCGTGCTGACGATCGCCGGCATGGTGAACCCGCTGGATATCACCGGCGGCAACCAGATCGCCTACGACCGGATCGCCGAAGCCCGCATTTCCTACGCCGGCCGCGGCCGGCTCAACGACGTCCAGCAGCCGGCCTGGGGCCAGCGCATCTACGACGCCGTCGTTCCTTTCTGA
- a CDS encoding MotB family protein produces the protein MAEGGHELIIIKRHDDEEHEHHSSAWKVAHADFMTAMMAFFLIMWLINVTDKDVRKAIANYFNPVNLSDAISERKGLNDPEDIKDLGTSADGEAASTLKNTTGEGTGAGDDVQQGKAERTLFQDPYAVLAQIAAEAPPNTPTSPDAAIGDISPDGAGSGEQHRDPFDPVYWQMNSSPKSRKLADAKGMSEQKGVKPDASAPRTGEETANMAEMQMGPDDSVDVAGVTTLTATGSPSAGSAATTGVPKPETAGAQQAGAAAADASDKADTSGKTDASGKTDTVGKLESEIKADIAEAMGSAVGPRVDVRRTKDGIVISLTDDIDFTMFPIGSAVPDGRLVNAMAKIANTLAARPGEVVVRGHTDGRPFRSANYDNWQLSAARANIAHYMLVRGGLDDKRVGKIEGFADRNLKNKADPNAPENRRIEIVLREPTS, from the coding sequence ATGGCCGAAGGCGGGCACGAGCTCATCATCATCAAGCGGCACGACGACGAGGAGCACGAGCATCACTCGAGCGCCTGGAAGGTCGCGCATGCCGACTTCATGACGGCCATGATGGCGTTCTTCCTCATCATGTGGCTGATCAACGTCACCGATAAGGATGTGCGCAAGGCCATCGCCAACTACTTCAACCCGGTGAACCTTTCGGACGCGATCAGCGAGCGCAAGGGACTCAACGACCCCGAAGACATCAAGGATCTCGGCACCTCGGCCGATGGCGAGGCGGCGTCGACCCTGAAGAACACCACCGGCGAAGGCACCGGTGCCGGCGACGACGTGCAGCAGGGCAAGGCCGAGCGCACGCTGTTCCAGGATCCCTATGCGGTGCTCGCCCAGATCGCCGCCGAAGCGCCGCCAAACACGCCGACCTCCCCGGACGCGGCCATCGGCGACATCTCGCCGGACGGCGCCGGCAGCGGCGAGCAGCACCGCGATCCGTTCGATCCGGTCTACTGGCAGATGAACTCTTCGCCCAAGTCGCGCAAGCTCGCCGATGCCAAGGGCATGTCCGAGCAGAAGGGCGTCAAGCCCGACGCCAGCGCTCCGCGCACCGGCGAAGAGACGGCCAATATGGCTGAGATGCAGATGGGCCCCGATGACTCCGTCGACGTCGCCGGGGTCACCACGCTCACGGCGACCGGCTCCCCCTCCGCCGGCAGCGCCGCCACGACGGGCGTCCCCAAGCCCGAGACGGCCGGTGCGCAACAGGCCGGCGCGGCCGCGGCGGATGCGTCCGACAAGGCGGATACGTCCGGCAAGACTGACGCGTCCGGCAAGACGGATACCGTCGGCAAGCTGGAGAGCGAGATCAAGGCCGACATCGCCGAGGCCATGGGCAGCGCGGTCGGCCCGCGGGTGGATGTCCGCCGTACCAAGGACGGCATCGTCATCAGCCTCACCGACGATATCGACTTCACCATGTTCCCGATCGGCTCCGCCGTCCCGGATGGACGGCTGGTCAACGCCATGGCGAAGATCGCCAACACGCTGGCGGCCCGGCCGGGCGAGGTTGTCGTGCGCGGCCACACCGACGGGCGCCCCTTCCGCTCGGCCAATTACGACAACTGGCAGCTCTCTGCCGCCCGCGCCAACATCGCCCACTACATGCTGGTACGCGGCGGGCTGGACGACAAGCGCGTCGGCAAGATCGAAGGCTTCGCCGACCGCAACCTGAAGAACAAGGCCGATCCCAACGCGCCGGAAAACCGCCGTATCGAAATCGTTCTGCGGGAACCCACATCATGA